One Brachybacterium aquaticum genomic region harbors:
- the dprA gene encoding DNA-processing protein DprA, which produces MSATEHPDTPATPETTDAERRARVTWSHIAEPSDAVALLACAVLGPTSALELAREGSPADLTAALQGQVPSHASDPETGTPPARAARALERWQGRLRTLEIDRVLEDAQRRHVRILVPDDPEWPEHLSDLQGTAPHCLWVQGAGRLDALTGPRTVALVGSRASTPYGEDAATTLGAAFAASGGTVVSGGAYGIDAAAHRGALAADGGATLAVLAGGLDRLYPRGNTQLLERIRAEHVLVSEAPIGTAPTRWRFLARNRLIAALSRVVVVVEAAWRSGALSTARLADDLSRPVGAVPGPITSAASAGCHRLVRERGAVLITDPDDLLDLLPGGPAAGEGSFALQDELDLLTPADHRVLDAVPPRSSIVEDRLAAEIGFTAREVSAALGRLELLGLLERTGDLVRRARPRP; this is translated from the coding sequence ATGAGCGCGACCGAGCACCCCGACACCCCCGCGACCCCGGAGACGACCGACGCCGAGCGCCGGGCCCGCGTCACCTGGTCCCACATCGCCGAACCCTCCGACGCCGTCGCCCTGCTCGCCTGCGCCGTGCTCGGCCCGACCTCCGCCCTCGAGCTCGCCCGCGAGGGCAGCCCCGCCGACCTCACCGCAGCCCTGCAGGGCCAGGTCCCCAGCCACGCCTCCGACCCCGAGACCGGCACCCCGCCCGCCCGCGCCGCCCGCGCGCTCGAACGATGGCAGGGCCGGCTGCGCACCCTCGAGATCGACCGGGTCCTCGAGGACGCGCAGCGCCGACACGTGCGGATCCTCGTCCCGGACGATCCCGAATGGCCCGAGCATCTCTCGGACCTGCAGGGCACCGCCCCGCACTGCCTCTGGGTGCAGGGCGCGGGCCGACTGGACGCGCTCACCGGGCCCCGCACCGTCGCCCTGGTCGGGTCCCGCGCCTCCACCCCCTACGGCGAGGACGCGGCGACGACCCTCGGCGCCGCCTTCGCCGCGAGCGGCGGCACCGTCGTCTCCGGCGGCGCCTACGGCATCGACGCCGCCGCCCACCGCGGCGCACTCGCGGCCGACGGGGGTGCGACCCTCGCCGTGCTCGCCGGCGGCCTCGACCGCCTCTACCCGCGCGGGAACACCCAGCTGCTGGAACGGATCCGCGCCGAGCACGTCCTGGTCAGCGAGGCTCCGATCGGCACCGCCCCCACGAGGTGGCGGTTCCTGGCCCGCAACCGGCTCATCGCCGCCCTGTCCCGCGTGGTGGTGGTCGTCGAGGCGGCCTGGCGCTCGGGGGCGCTGTCCACCGCACGGCTGGCCGACGACCTCTCCCGACCGGTCGGCGCGGTGCCCGGACCGATCACCTCCGCCGCGAGCGCGGGCTGCCACCGACTGGTCCGCGAGCGCGGCGCCGTGCTCATCACCGATCCTGACGACCTGCTGGACCTGCTGCCCGGAGGACCTGCCGCGGGGGAGGGGTCCTTCGCCCTGCAGGACGAGCTGGACCTGCTCACCCCCGCCGACCATCGGGTACTGGACGCGGTCCCGCCCCGCTCCAGCATCGTCGAGGACCGTCTCGCCGCCGAGATCGGGTTCACCGCCCGGGAGGTGTCCGCAGCACTCGGCCGGCTGGAGCTGCTGGGACTGCTCGAACGCACCGGCGACCTCGTACGACGCGCCCGCCCCCGCCCCTGA
- a CDS encoding YifB family Mg chelatase-like AAA ATPase yields the protein MGHARTVSVSLTGLEGTVVEVEADVSAGLPAFSVVGLPDSSTLQARERVRAAAARSGARLAARRITVNMTPAWQPKHGSGFDLAIAMAVLDAQGELLVHVPPDTVLLGELGLDGQVRPVPGVLAALLAAKARGLTRAVVPEENLAEARLLDGIEVDGVPDLTTLLHRYGADVPPSPVRIRVPLIPAEPAAPLRPVGDFADVLGQARARRAAEVAAAGGHHLMLIGPPGAGKTMIASRLPGILPPMDTGQALTVASIRSLTGTFDPEEGLGLVPPFESPHHTSTTAAVVGGGSGLARPGAISRAHGGVLFLDEAPEFPAQVLDALREPLESGDITLHRSRGVTRYPARFQLVLAANPCPCGKGYGKGMDCTCTPLQRRRYLARLSGPVLDRLDIRLEMGPVDLRRSGADQTESSAQIAARVLAARARQRERYRKEPWSTNAQLPESALRGPYAPAPEHMTLLRVAMENGKLTMRGRDRVVRLSWTIADLDGADRPTRQHLDEAASLRMGEVR from the coding sequence ATGGGACACGCGCGCACCGTCTCCGTCTCCCTCACGGGCCTCGAGGGCACCGTCGTCGAGGTCGAGGCCGACGTCTCCGCAGGGCTCCCCGCCTTCTCCGTGGTGGGGCTGCCGGACTCCTCGACCCTCCAGGCCCGCGAACGGGTGCGCGCCGCCGCCGCTCGCAGCGGGGCGCGGCTCGCCGCCCGGCGCATCACCGTGAACATGACCCCGGCCTGGCAGCCCAAGCACGGCTCCGGCTTTGACCTCGCCATCGCGATGGCGGTGCTGGACGCGCAGGGCGAGCTGCTCGTCCACGTCCCGCCGGACACCGTGCTGCTGGGCGAGCTCGGACTGGACGGGCAGGTCCGTCCCGTCCCCGGCGTGCTCGCGGCGCTGCTGGCCGCCAAGGCGCGCGGCCTCACCCGCGCGGTGGTGCCCGAGGAGAACCTCGCTGAGGCGAGACTGCTGGACGGCATCGAGGTGGACGGCGTCCCCGACCTCACCACGCTCCTGCACCGCTACGGCGCCGACGTCCCCCCGTCCCCGGTGCGCATCCGGGTGCCGCTCATCCCCGCGGAGCCGGCCGCACCGCTTCGGCCGGTGGGCGACTTCGCCGATGTGCTCGGCCAGGCCCGCGCCCGGCGCGCTGCCGAGGTCGCGGCGGCCGGTGGGCATCATCTGATGCTCATCGGGCCGCCCGGCGCCGGCAAGACGATGATCGCGTCGCGCCTGCCGGGGATCCTGCCGCCGATGGACACCGGCCAGGCCCTCACGGTCGCCTCCATCCGCTCCCTCACCGGCACCTTCGACCCCGAGGAGGGGCTGGGACTGGTCCCGCCGTTCGAGAGCCCCCACCACACCTCCACCACCGCCGCCGTGGTCGGCGGCGGCAGCGGCCTCGCCCGCCCCGGCGCGATCTCCCGCGCCCACGGAGGGGTGCTCTTCCTCGACGAGGCTCCCGAGTTCCCCGCCCAGGTGCTCGACGCCCTGCGCGAACCGCTCGAGAGCGGGGACATCACCCTGCACCGCTCCCGCGGAGTGACCCGCTACCCCGCCCGCTTCCAGCTCGTGCTCGCCGCGAACCCCTGCCCCTGCGGGAAGGGCTACGGCAAGGGCATGGACTGCACCTGCACACCCCTGCAGCGCCGCCGCTACCTCGCGCGCCTGTCCGGGCCGGTGCTGGACCGGCTCGACATCCGGCTCGAGATGGGACCGGTGGACCTGCGCCGCAGCGGCGCCGACCAGACCGAGAGCTCCGCACAGATCGCCGCCCGGGTCCTCGCCGCCCGCGCCCGCCAGCGCGAGCGATACAGGAAGGAGCCGTGGAGCACCAACGCGCAGCTGCCCGAGAGCGCGCTGCGCGGACCGTACGCCCCAGCCCCGGAGCACATGACTCTGCTCCGGGTCGCGATGGAGAACGGGAAGCTGACCATGCGCGGACGCGACCGGGTGGTGCGCCTGTCCTGGACCATCGCCGACCTCGACGGTGCCGACCGCCCCACGAGGCAGCACCTCGACGAGGCCGCCTCCCTGCGGATGGGAGAAGTGCGATGA
- a CDS encoding YraN family protein, with product MSTLELGRAGEDLAAAHLTACGWQIVERNLRLRQGELDIVALAHTTLVFVEVKTRRSFVTGVPQAAVTPDKLRRLRRLAGEYLMERATPHRDVRIDVVAVHAHLDGTFSLEHLEAVS from the coding sequence ATGTCCACCCTGGAGCTCGGACGCGCGGGGGAGGACCTCGCCGCCGCGCACCTGACCGCCTGCGGCTGGCAGATCGTCGAGCGGAACCTGCGCCTGCGCCAGGGCGAGCTGGACATCGTCGCCCTCGCCCACACCACGCTCGTGTTCGTGGAGGTGAAGACCCGCCGCTCCTTCGTCACCGGCGTCCCGCAGGCCGCGGTCACCCCGGACAAGCTGCGCCGGCTGCGGCGACTGGCGGGGGAGTACCTCATGGAGCGGGCGACCCCGCACCGCGACGTGCGCATCGACGTGGTCGCCGTACACGCTCACCTCGATGGGACCTTCTCCCTCGAGCACCTCGAGGCGGTGTCCTGA
- a CDS encoding DUF2469 domain-containing protein encodes MSSQDLENYESDLELQLFREYRDVVSLFTYVVETERRFYLANQVDLQVRSGGGEVFYELRLADVWVWDIYRSNRFVRSVRVVTFKDVNIEELNKQDLSLP; translated from the coding sequence ATGAGCAGTCAGGACCTCGAGAACTACGAGTCCGACCTCGAGCTGCAGCTGTTCCGCGAGTACCGCGACGTGGTCAGCCTGTTCACCTACGTGGTCGAGACCGAGCGCCGCTTCTACCTCGCCAACCAGGTCGACCTGCAGGTCCGCTCCGGCGGCGGCGAGGTGTTCTACGAGCTGCGCCTGGCGGACGTGTGGGTGTGGGACATCTACCGCTCCAACCGCTTCGTGCGCTCCGTGCGCGTGGTGACGTTCAAGGACGTCAACATCGAGGAGCTGAACAAGCAGGACCTGTCCCTGCCCTGA
- a CDS encoding ribonuclease HII, with protein MSAARSASPARSVRAAVPTLDLERELALQRGPGRQVVVGIDEVGRGALAGPVAVGAVALEFHDGEVTPLPDGVRDSKKLTARRREALVEPIRHAVLAGAVGWAEPAEIDEIGIMGALTRAALRALEALDVDLDVILLDGDVDVLSSALAAADRPAPLVHLRVAADRDCASVSAASILAKVARDQRMVELDAEAPDYAWASNKGYGSAAHRQAIDRLGPSDHHRRSWRLGSAPAAPAAPVPTVAPVAPVTRSESSPAGVLWDGPWSPQQEEERR; from the coding sequence GTGAGCGCCGCCCGTTCTGCGAGCCCTGCCCGCTCCGTGCGCGCTGCCGTCCCCACCCTCGACCTCGAGCGCGAGCTCGCCCTGCAGCGAGGCCCCGGCCGACAGGTCGTGGTCGGCATCGACGAGGTGGGCCGCGGCGCACTCGCCGGCCCCGTCGCCGTCGGTGCCGTGGCGCTCGAGTTCCACGACGGCGAGGTCACACCGCTCCCGGACGGGGTGCGCGACTCCAAGAAGCTCACCGCCCGCCGCCGCGAGGCGCTCGTCGAGCCCATCCGTCACGCCGTCCTCGCCGGCGCCGTCGGCTGGGCCGAGCCCGCCGAGATCGACGAGATCGGGATCATGGGCGCCCTCACCCGCGCCGCGCTGCGCGCCCTGGAGGCGCTGGACGTCGACCTCGACGTGATCCTCCTGGACGGCGACGTGGACGTGCTCTCCTCGGCACTCGCCGCCGCGGACCGGCCCGCGCCGCTCGTGCACCTGCGCGTGGCCGCGGACCGCGACTGCGCGAGCGTCTCCGCCGCCAGCATCCTCGCCAAGGTCGCCCGCGACCAGCGCATGGTGGAGCTGGACGCCGAGGCGCCCGACTACGCCTGGGCCTCGAACAAGGGGTACGGCTCCGCCGCCCACCGCCAGGCCATCGACCGGCTCGGCCCGAGCGACCACCACCGCCGCAGCTGGCGACTCGGCTCCGCCCCCGCCGCGCCCGCAGCACCCGTCCCGACCGTCGCGCCCGTCGCGCCGGTCACCCGGTCCGAGTCCAGCCCCGCTGGCGTACTGTGGGACGGTCCCTGGAGCCCGCAGCAGGAGGAGGAGCGCCGATGA
- the lepB gene encoding signal peptidase I: protein MNASEESRRALSHPEDPAAAPDAAEGAAGTGPEPRSTDPSDAENAMKDPSADDRAHETQLADDRAEATPSADEAVPARAGHSTKGRRTSRRQRMPLWLDTLVTMVVALVIAVLVKTFLIQPFYIPSASMNPTLLEDDKILVSKLTPGVFDLERGDVIVFEDPDGWIPGDATENPTPRVRLMVVLSVVGLAPDPSQDHLVKRLIGLPGDHVVCEEEGGALQVNGTTLDEPYINPETPACQAAFDVTVPDGKIWVMGDNRYASADSVWHEVQGDGGFVDESDVTGRAAVVFWPASRWTGLGDGAEAFADVPDAP, encoded by the coding sequence ATGAATGCGTCCGAGGAGTCCCGCCGAGCCCTGTCCCACCCCGAGGACCCGGCTGCCGCACCGGACGCCGCTGAGGGAGCCGCAGGCACCGGGCCCGAGCCGAGGAGCACGGACCCGTCCGATGCGGAGAACGCGATGAAGGATCCGTCGGCCGACGATCGCGCCCACGAGACCCAGCTGGCCGACGATCGCGCCGAAGCGACCCCGTCGGCCGACGAGGCCGTCCCGGCCCGCGCGGGCCACTCGACCAAGGGCCGACGCACCTCGCGCCGCCAGCGCATGCCGCTGTGGCTGGACACGCTGGTCACCATGGTGGTCGCGCTCGTCATCGCCGTGCTGGTCAAGACCTTCCTCATCCAGCCCTTCTACATCCCGTCCGCGTCGATGAACCCGACGCTGCTCGAGGACGACAAGATCCTGGTCTCGAAGCTGACCCCAGGGGTGTTCGACCTCGAGCGCGGCGACGTGATCGTGTTCGAGGACCCGGACGGCTGGATCCCCGGCGACGCCACGGAGAACCCCACCCCGCGGGTGCGGCTGATGGTGGTGCTGTCCGTGGTGGGTCTCGCCCCGGACCCCTCCCAGGACCACCTTGTCAAGCGCCTGATCGGGCTGCCCGGCGACCACGTGGTGTGCGAGGAGGAGGGCGGCGCCCTCCAGGTCAACGGCACCACCCTGGACGAGCCGTACATCAACCCCGAGACCCCGGCCTGCCAGGCCGCCTTCGACGTCACCGTCCCCGACGGGAAGATCTGGGTGATGGGCGACAACCGCTACGCCTCCGCCGACTCCGTGTGGCACGAGGTCCAGGGCGATGGCGGCTTCGTCGACGAGTCGGACGTCACCGGCCGCGCCGCGGTCGTCTTCTGGCCGGCCAGCCGCTGGACGGGACTCGGCGACGGCGCCGAGGCCTTCGCCGACGTGCCCGACGCCCCGTGA
- the lepB gene encoding signal peptidase I has protein sequence MSRLSADGRRRPHPVVAVAVLVVLMLVAAFGVRYFVVQPFRVPSASMAPTLEAGDVLLADRATRGTAEPGQVVVFDGRGYFAPSDDDGGRYWVKRVIAVGGQRVQCCDPDGAILIDGVPLEEPYLPPGTEPSTIEFDLLVPEGRMFVLGDNRSDSTDSRSLLGAPGGGMIPVERVVGAVDRIVWPPPRRGTL, from the coding sequence ATGTCCCGCCTGAGCGCGGACGGACGGCGACGGCCCCACCCCGTGGTGGCCGTCGCCGTCCTCGTCGTGCTGATGCTCGTCGCCGCCTTCGGCGTGCGTTACTTCGTCGTCCAGCCCTTCCGCGTCCCCTCGGCTTCCATGGCCCCCACCCTCGAGGCCGGCGACGTGCTCCTCGCCGACCGCGCAACGCGCGGCACCGCCGAGCCCGGCCAGGTCGTCGTCTTCGACGGCCGCGGCTACTTCGCCCCGTCGGACGACGACGGCGGCCGCTACTGGGTCAAGCGCGTGATCGCGGTGGGCGGGCAGCGGGTCCAGTGCTGCGACCCGGACGGGGCGATCCTCATCGACGGCGTCCCCCTCGAGGAGCCCTACCTCCCGCCCGGCACCGAGCCCAGCACCATCGAGTTCGACCTGCTCGTGCCCGAAGGGCGGATGTTCGTCCTGGGCGACAACCGCTCGGACTCCACCGACTCCCGCAGCCTGCTCGGCGCACCCGGCGGCGGCATGATCCCCGTCGAGCGCGTGGTCGGCGCCGTGGACCGCATCGTGTGGCCACCGCCTCGCCGCGGCACCCTCTGA
- the rplS gene encoding 50S ribosomal protein L19, whose amino-acid sequence MQKLDELDKASLRDDIPDFRAGDNVKVHVKVIEGNRSRIQVFQGYVIGRQGHGVSETFRVRKISFGVGVERVFPVHAPTVDKIEVVTRGDVRRAKLYYLRALTGKKARIKEKREHS is encoded by the coding sequence ATGCAGAAGCTCGACGAGCTCGACAAGGCGTCGCTCCGCGACGACATCCCCGACTTCCGCGCCGGCGACAACGTCAAGGTGCACGTGAAGGTCATCGAGGGCAACCGCTCCCGCATCCAGGTCTTCCAGGGCTACGTCATCGGCCGCCAGGGCCACGGCGTCAGCGAGACCTTCCGCGTCCGCAAGATCTCCTTCGGCGTCGGCGTGGAGCGCGTGTTCCCCGTGCATGCCCCGACCGTCGACAAGATCGAGGTCGTCACCCGCGGCGACGTGCGCCGCGCGAAGCTGTACTACCTGCGCGCCCTCACCGGCAAGAAGGCCCGCATCAAGGAGAAGCGCGAGCACTCCTGA
- the trmD gene encoding tRNA (guanosine(37)-N1)-methyltransferase TrmD, whose product MRIDVITIFPEYLAPLELSLIGKARRDGLVDLHVHDLRDWTHDRHRTVDDSPLGGGAGMVMKPEPWAAAFHAVREAGRAQLGEDASPLVVFPNPAGAPFVQATAQEWSDRPWLVFACGRYEGIDERVYEHLADAGFEVALASLGDYVLNGGEVAVLAITEAVVRLVPGVVGNAESLVEESHSAGLLEYPLYTRPARWEDPAGTVREVPPILLSGDHGRIATWRHEQAVERTRQRRPDLLDPAGD is encoded by the coding sequence GTGCGCATCGACGTCATCACGATCTTCCCCGAGTACCTCGCCCCGCTCGAGCTGTCCCTGATCGGCAAGGCCCGCCGCGACGGTCTCGTGGACCTGCACGTCCACGACCTGCGCGACTGGACCCACGACCGCCACCGCACGGTGGACGACTCCCCGCTCGGCGGCGGCGCCGGGATGGTCATGAAGCCCGAGCCGTGGGCCGCCGCGTTCCACGCCGTGCGCGAGGCGGGCCGCGCCCAGCTCGGCGAGGACGCCTCGCCGCTGGTCGTCTTCCCCAACCCCGCAGGTGCCCCGTTCGTCCAGGCCACCGCGCAGGAATGGTCCGACCGGCCATGGCTGGTCTTCGCGTGCGGCCGCTACGAGGGCATCGACGAGCGCGTCTACGAGCACCTGGCCGACGCCGGGTTCGAGGTGGCGCTGGCGAGCCTCGGCGACTATGTCCTCAACGGCGGCGAGGTCGCGGTCCTCGCGATCACCGAGGCCGTGGTCCGGCTCGTCCCGGGCGTGGTCGGCAACGCCGAGAGCCTCGTCGAGGAGTCCCACTCCGCGGGCCTGCTCGAGTACCCGCTGTACACCCGCCCCGCCCGCTGGGAGGACCCCGCCGGCACCGTGCGCGAGGTCCCGCCGATCCTCCTCTCCGGCGACCACGGGAGGATCGCGACCTGGCGCCACGAGCAGGCCGTCGAGCGGACCCGGCAGCGCCGACCCGACCTGCTGGACCCGGCCGGCGACTGA
- the rimM gene encoding ribosome maturation factor RimM (Essential for efficient processing of 16S rRNA), which translates to MSTLDVIVATIGRAHGLRGEVALTLRTDQPEDRLQPGAAFDVTVGGRERTLTVVRTRLQQDRWYAVFEEVADRTDAESLRGVDLVLEVDEDEEADEDPDAWYPSQLKGLAVRHVDGRELGTVAGIEHYPAQDLLVVRTPDRRRVQLPLVEQLVPEVDLEAGVVTANPPGGLFDELPEDEQGPEPETSRPARKDR; encoded by the coding sequence ATGAGCACCCTGGACGTCATCGTCGCGACCATCGGCCGGGCGCACGGCCTGCGCGGGGAGGTCGCGCTCACCCTGCGCACCGACCAGCCCGAGGACCGCCTGCAGCCCGGCGCGGCCTTCGACGTCACCGTCGGCGGGCGCGAGCGGACCCTCACTGTGGTGCGCACCCGCCTGCAGCAGGACCGCTGGTACGCGGTGTTCGAGGAGGTCGCCGACCGCACCGACGCCGAGTCCCTGCGCGGCGTGGACCTCGTGCTCGAGGTCGACGAGGACGAGGAGGCCGACGAGGACCCCGACGCCTGGTATCCCTCGCAGCTGAAGGGCCTGGCCGTCCGCCACGTCGACGGCCGCGAGCTCGGCACCGTCGCCGGGATCGAGCACTACCCCGCGCAGGACCTGCTCGTGGTGCGCACCCCGGACCGTCGCCGCGTGCAGCTGCCGCTCGTGGAGCAGCTCGTGCCCGAGGTCGACCTCGAGGCCGGGGTCGTCACCGCCAACCCGCCCGGCGGCCTGTTCGACGAGCTCCCCGAGGACGAGCAGGGCCCCGAACCCGAGACCTCTCGTCCGGCCCGGAAGGACCGCTGA
- a CDS encoding RNA-binding protein, with protein sequence MSARAEALDHLVRGIVDDPDAVRVTEKSTRRGPLLEVRVGAADLGRVIGRSGRTARALRTVTAALSDDDVRVDIVDVDRR encoded by the coding sequence ATGAGCGCCCGCGCCGAAGCGCTCGACCACCTGGTCCGCGGCATCGTCGATGATCCCGACGCCGTGCGCGTGACCGAGAAGTCCACGCGTCGCGGCCCGCTGCTCGAGGTCCGGGTCGGCGCCGCCGATCTCGGACGGGTGATCGGCCGCTCGGGCCGCACCGCCCGTGCCCTGCGCACGGTCACCGCGGCACTGTCGGATGACGACGTGCGGGTCGACATCGTCGACGTCGACCGGCGCTGA
- the rpsP gene encoding 30S ribosomal protein S16 — MAVKIRLKRMGKIRAPFYRVVVADSRKKRDGAVIEEIGKYHPTENPSVIEIESERAQYWLGVGAQPTEQVTALLKVTGDWAKFKGEGDAAGSLKTAEEKKSAEELIAEADKAAAESREGAKKAKEETEAENAEGSDEVEPGSEEAPAEGESTEDAEAASTDEA; from the coding sequence GTGGCTGTCAAGATCCGTCTGAAGCGCATGGGCAAGATCCGTGCACCGTTCTACCGCGTCGTCGTGGCCGATTCGCGCAAGAAGCGCGATGGCGCCGTGATCGAGGAGATCGGCAAGTACCACCCCACCGAGAACCCCTCGGTCATCGAGATCGAGTCCGAGCGCGCGCAGTACTGGCTCGGCGTCGGCGCGCAGCCGACCGAGCAGGTCACCGCGCTGCTGAAGGTCACCGGCGACTGGGCGAAGTTCAAGGGTGAGGGCGACGCCGCCGGCTCCCTGAAGACCGCCGAGGAGAAGAAGTCCGCCGAGGAGCTCATCGCCGAGGCCGACAAGGCCGCCGCGGAGTCCCGCGAGGGTGCCAAGAAGGCCAAGGAGGAGACCGAGGCGGAGAACGCCGAGGGCTCCGACGAGGTCGAGCCCGGCTCCGAGGAGGCTCCGGCCGAGGGTGAGTCGACCGAGGACGCCGAGGCCGCGTCGACCGACGAGGCCTGA
- a CDS encoding amidohydrolase family protein: MSTDASAPILHLTGPVLLGPEEEISGAWVVDGAIGHERPDLPAGAEIQELDGFVVPGLADLHCHIGIGDGGGGTTLEEARRQALTDRDTGVLLIRDAGSIIDNSPLQQQGDLPRLIRSGRHVARTRRYLIGYADEVEPEDLAAAVTREAGRGDGWVKLVGDWIDRQVGDLTPCWSGEDFAVAAEAAHAAGARITTHTFDEETLPLVLDAGFDCLEHATGLTDATIARVAEAQVPVVTTLVNVDEFETYASQGERKFPRYAKHMRRLRADRFERTRNAHDAGVQLLVGTDAGGVLGHGIVHDELDELAKAGLSATAILDAATWAPRRFLGVPGLEDGASADLLITREDPRTDHRTLRERTHVVLGGRVVA; the protein is encoded by the coding sequence ATGAGCACCGACGCCAGCGCCCCGATCCTGCACCTGACCGGCCCCGTCCTGCTCGGTCCCGAGGAGGAGATCTCCGGGGCCTGGGTGGTGGACGGCGCGATCGGCCATGAGCGGCCCGATCTGCCCGCAGGCGCCGAGATCCAGGAGCTGGACGGCTTCGTCGTCCCCGGCCTCGCCGACCTGCACTGCCACATCGGGATCGGCGATGGGGGAGGGGGCACCACCCTCGAGGAGGCCCGCCGTCAGGCGCTCACCGATCGCGACACCGGCGTGCTGCTGATCCGCGACGCCGGCTCGATCATCGACAACTCCCCGCTGCAGCAGCAGGGCGACCTCCCGCGCCTGATCCGAAGCGGCCGACACGTCGCCCGCACCCGCCGCTACCTCATCGGCTACGCGGACGAGGTCGAGCCCGAGGACCTCGCCGCCGCCGTGACCAGGGAGGCCGGCCGCGGCGACGGCTGGGTGAAGCTGGTCGGCGACTGGATCGACCGCCAGGTGGGGGACCTGACCCCGTGCTGGAGCGGCGAGGACTTCGCCGTCGCGGCCGAGGCCGCCCATGCCGCCGGCGCCCGCATCACCACCCACACCTTCGACGAGGAGACGCTGCCGCTCGTGCTCGACGCCGGCTTCGACTGCCTCGAGCACGCCACGGGCCTGACCGATGCGACCATCGCCCGCGTCGCCGAGGCCCAGGTCCCCGTGGTCACCACGCTGGTCAACGTCGACGAGTTCGAGACCTACGCCTCCCAGGGCGAGCGGAAGTTCCCCCGCTACGCCAAGCACATGCGCCGCCTGCGCGCGGACCGCTTCGAGCGCACCCGCAACGCCCACGACGCGGGCGTGCAGCTGCTGGTCGGCACCGACGCCGGAGGAGTGCTCGGCCACGGCATCGTCCACGACGAGCTCGACGAGCTGGCCAAGGCCGGACTGTCCGCGACCGCGATCCTCGACGCCGCGACCTGGGCGCCCCGCCGCTTCCTCGGCGTGCCCGGGCTCGAGGACGGTGCCTCCGCGGACCTGCTGATCACGCGAGAGGACCCTCGCACGGACCACCGCACCCTGCGCGAGCGCACCCACGTGGTGCTCGGAGGACGAGTCGTCGCCTGA
- a CDS encoding endonuclease domain-containing protein translates to MLISPPLTALQEISAKLSWTDLVVAFDALAADRFGAHERITRAQLAEQLAAARSKGTTALRRALPYVRERSWSPMETRMRLLLLVRGFPEPALNVQVDEDATGIAFYTDLAYPEERVAIEYDSEHHRKDRAAWQHDLNKNEVLHDAGWAVVRTSAADYRSPRQFLARVETALAKAGRRAATVT, encoded by the coding sequence GTGTTGATCTCGCCTCCGCTCACCGCGCTGCAGGAGATCAGCGCGAAGCTGTCGTGGACGGACCTCGTCGTCGCGTTCGATGCGCTTGCCGCAGACCGCTTCGGCGCGCACGAGCGCATCACCCGCGCGCAGCTGGCGGAGCAGCTCGCGGCGGCCCGCAGCAAGGGGACCACCGCACTGCGCCGCGCCCTCCCGTACGTCCGCGAGCGCTCGTGGTCCCCGATGGAGACGCGGATGCGCCTGCTGCTGCTCGTGCGAGGGTTCCCCGAGCCCGCACTGAACGTGCAGGTCGACGAGGACGCCACCGGGATCGCTTTCTACACCGACCTCGCTTATCCCGAGGAGCGGGTGGCGATCGAGTACGACAGCGAGCACCATCGCAAGGACCGCGCCGCGTGGCAGCACGACCTGAACAAGAACGAGGTGCTGCACGATGCGGGCTGGGCGGTGGTCCGGACGAGCGCTGCCGACTACCGCAGTCCGCGCCAGTTCCTGGCCAGGGTGGAGACGGCGCTGGCGAAGGCAGGTCGCCGAGCCGCCACCGTCACCTGA